CGCAGCATGCGCTCGATGCGGTCGCTGGCACCCGTGACCCAGCCCAGCCGCCAGCCGGTCATCGAGTAGCTCTTCGAGCAGGCGTTGACGACGACGACGTTGCCCGTCTCGGTGAACTCCGCTGGCGTCCGGTGCTCGCCGTCGAAGACGATGTGTTCGTACACCTCGTCGGAGAGACAGAGCACGTCGTGCTCGTCGGCGATGCGAGCGAACGCGCGCATGTCGTCAGGCGACTGGACCGCCCCGGTCGGGTTGGCCGGACTGTTGACGATGAAGGCGGCCGTCTCCTCGGTGATCGCCTCCTCGACGGTCGCCGGGTCGAGCGTCAGATCGTCCCGCAGCGGGACCGGCTTGGGCGTCCCGCCAGCGAGGTGGGTCAGCGCGTCGTAGGAGACGAAGCCGGGGTCCGGAAAGATCACTTCCTGGCCCGCGTCGACGTGGGCCTCAAGCGCGATGTGCAGCGCCTCGCTGCCGCCGGCCGTCGCGATCACGTCGTCGGGATCGACCGACAGATCGTTGTCTCGCGCGTGCTTGTCCGCGATCGCCTCCCGTAGCTCGCGGGTCCCCTTGTTCGACGTGTAGGCGTCTGCTTTCCCCGCCTGGATCGCCTCGACCGCAGCCTGACGGGCGTGGTCCGGCGTCGGAAAGTCCGGCTGGCCCAGCCCGAGGTTGATCGCGTCTTCGCCCGC
Above is a genomic segment from Halomicrobium sp. LC1Hm containing:
- a CDS encoding pyridoxal phosphate-dependent aminotransferase, encoding MTEFSRRVEQVSISGIREVFEAAGEDAINLGLGQPDFPTPDHARQAAVEAIQAGKADAYTSNKGTRELREAIADKHARDNDLSVDPDDVIATAGGSEALHIALEAHVDAGQEVIFPDPGFVSYDALTHLAGGTPKPVPLRDDLTLDPATVEEAITEETAAFIVNSPANPTGAVQSPDDMRAFARIADEHDVLCLSDEVYEHIVFDGEHRTPAEFTETGNVVVVNACSKSYSMTGWRLGWVTGASDRIERMLRVHQYAQACASAPAQFAAEAALSGPQDVVEEMRAAFERRRDVLLDGLEEIGLECPTPEGAFYAMPKVPEGFVDECIERGVVVVPGEAFGAQGAGYARISYPVDVETLKEALSIMDEALAAVE